The Halopelagius inordinatus genomic interval GTCGCCTTGTCAGAACCATTCCCAAGATCTGATTTATCGGTCGCAATGTCTACTTCAGCGCTTGACGTCAGGTTCAAGCGATCTGCAGCAATCGAATCACCAGTTTCGTGGGTGATGGTGACGTTGTCGTTGGTGTCCCCGTTTTCGAAGTCGAATCCGAAGGAAGCCTGCGGACTCGTCTGCGAGAGGTTCCCGCCGAGGTTGAGGACGAACGTACCGATGACCGCCGCGAGGATGACCGTGATGGCCACCATGAGGATGACACCGATAACCGGCGAAACGGCATTGTCGTCGGTAATTAGCTGTTTGAGTTTCATCGCTTAATTGTTAGGTGCAGTCGTTTTACTGAGCGTTGCAGACGACTCTCCGGTTTCTGACGACCAGACGACACGGATTGTCTCACCGTCCCAGTTGTCTACGTCCTTATATTTGGTAATCGAGGTTCCTGCACTAACAGTTCCAGTCCAGTTTCCACCACTTCCATCCCAGGTGACACCCGTAGTATTCAACTGGTCCCCAGGAATCGAGTCGCCCGTTTCGTGGGTGATCGTCGTGCCATTCGTCGAGTCAAATTCGAACCCGAAACTCGCCTGCGGGCTCGTATCCGAGAGGTTTCCACCGAGGTTCAGTACGAATGTGCCGATAACGGCTGCCAGTATGACCGTGATAGCCACCATCAGGATGACCCCGATGACAGGGCTAACGGCCGAATCGTCCGTGAATAGCTGTTTGAGCTTCATGATTGGGTTGTCGAGCGACACCCCAAGGCGACAGCGGACGGTTCGTGCCTTCCCCC includes:
- a CDS encoding type IV pilin: MKLKQLFTDDSAVSPVIGVILMVAITVILAAVIGTFVLNLGGNLSDTSPQASFGFEFDSTNGTTITHETGDSIPGDQLNTTGVTWDGSGGNWTGTVSAGTSITKYKDVDNWDGETIRVVWSSETGESSATLSKTTAPNN
- a CDS encoding type IV pilin, with translation MKLKQLITDDNAVSPVIGVILMVAITVILAAVIGTFVLNLGGNLSQTSPQASFGFDFENGDTNDNVTITHETGDSIAADRLNLTSSAEVDIATDKSDLGNGSDKATSRSFVDSDAYGADDTVSAGSTLYAGNAGDLDGEDFRVVWTSENEETSATLSEWTAPDN